The following proteins come from a genomic window of Pseudomonas cichorii:
- a CDS encoding Tc toxin subunit A-related protein: MSRSIDSQLNESFRDALVAYYLGEVVPNSPLLRSLGLDQRLKTANDLYEFFLIDNQVINEVETSYVASAIGSIQQFINGTLMGMEPGYDLLQPTEANFVEWRERSSQYPIWAANMQLALYPETFISPALRLKKSGYFKNLENDINQNKISIDTTQEAVKSYLASFEEVANLTIINGYIDTERFAEGKYYFIGKSRAENIYYWRTVDMNERAYKEGTEGPKHDYPTPGAWSDWKRAEIGVNANTLERTLRPVFFNNRLFVTWVDMIPVSEEIEVTLPTESIKPGTDGSIPIIPPPPPTSTPKVRLLFNISYKKYDDSWSAPLIYMDITSLKTFTRAGKTVNLENDLNSIAVFDLSASPESLFIAIYAGEHLVSGDMDGSTSDYALLETALIDKNFNKERSFPKDGFVDDNYDSTKAEPNENQIRKICWALALKNKGNFQFTWNIRIGFKTVKTTAPTPESPWWNYESLQEKIENMEPKYSPTIDYALSTIRLTTAISSDIQIPIETMDIEFTNDTMGVWKLTLVLAPREEGLVRLATGSTLHIEPLVSLESHISFDMLYNNEELFLGLMNFLLDPDHSHYSVKTVAGKVTTVDLENGFVMPSTIDILMGNTAIDPTLITSGCINLLDSETTHTYSASYGPLEGYTHYSLNQEFMIPLDMKLPYADQKKIKYSAPQDSLISPSLFTVDIPFDKSTLLPKLEGTTFIENQKKFYITHGTGVDEKSSGESVGDAMKSTEIELTWESEGGVDPIAPKINKRTDPLLGIAEYIDFSASTIKFSDGSSSDERDPIRMNTLFARELINKANIALEALLSWGTQQLPEPPIGEETAPSKMDFKGANGLYFWELFLHLPFMISHRLNLELRLNEAEFWLGFIFDPGRKENSSTGAPAYWNVRPLTELPDPDYFMRAPIDPDGIAASDPVRYQKAVYFHYIKNLIDRGDMAYRQVTPDSLGEAKLWYVRILDLLGPRPDAVITSQWTPIKLGDLAGASNPGLREFETQLIEQEQQVRASAAANEGKAVISFTQPSLRLSTFGSDPTLVEEDNGHFIVPMNAELTRYWDMVESRLYNLRHNLTLDGKPLSLPLFAAPLDPRALLAAYANGATEGGAGSLLAQEIPHYRYAVMFNRASSAVDNLIQFGNTLLSIIERKEQGQLIELQQQQAWKFAQYAIDLQLEAQKVEIEARKALQAAKAIADARASFYGKLADENVTDIEIDAAVSHMKARVASGSASVSKAVAAALKPVPNHLGVHSGAVAGYVCGAATGMAGGGFQLEGIPQMVAIGAEGLATLEDSIGTALEHTEFFRRRLQEWENSRDQARLESEHIDTQLAVHDAQTRITALQLRQAQEAKKQAEVIYAFLNKRFTHSQLYQWLNGQFSTFYYQAYDATFSLCLAAQACWQYEIADYATTFIKPAAWKDAWRGLTAGESLKLNLLRMDAAYLTRNDRKLEIIKTVSVKQLPVSTEEAPSINPGWDAVVARLAEEGIAEFEITQAMLDADYPGHYLRRIKRVSVSLPVTVGPYQDIRAILTQTYSAVQMNGPQGALKENMRASQQIAVSTGVDDDGIFVFNFDDERYLPYEGTGAISRWALQFSASQEGMIASITDIIVHVRYTAKSS, encoded by the coding sequence ATGTCTCGCTCCATTGATAGCCAGCTCAACGAATCCTTTCGGGATGCACTGGTCGCTTATTACCTGGGTGAGGTGGTTCCCAATTCCCCTTTACTGAGGAGTCTGGGTCTGGACCAACGCCTGAAAACTGCCAACGATCTGTATGAGTTTTTCCTGATCGACAATCAGGTCATCAATGAAGTCGAAACCAGTTACGTGGCCTCAGCCATCGGCAGTATTCAGCAGTTCATCAACGGAACATTGATGGGCATGGAGCCCGGCTATGACCTGTTGCAACCCACCGAAGCAAACTTCGTCGAATGGCGCGAGCGCAGCAGCCAGTACCCGATCTGGGCCGCCAACATGCAACTGGCGCTCTACCCGGAAACCTTCATTTCCCCGGCCTTGCGGTTGAAGAAATCCGGTTACTTCAAAAATCTGGAAAACGATATCAACCAGAACAAGATCAGTATCGATACGACACAGGAAGCCGTGAAGTCCTACCTCGCCAGTTTCGAGGAAGTGGCGAACCTGACCATCATCAATGGTTATATCGATACGGAGCGTTTTGCTGAAGGCAAGTATTACTTCATTGGCAAGTCTCGCGCCGAGAATATCTATTACTGGCGCACGGTCGATATGAACGAGCGGGCCTACAAGGAAGGCACTGAAGGCCCCAAACACGACTACCCGACGCCTGGTGCATGGTCGGACTGGAAGCGGGCAGAAATCGGGGTCAATGCCAATACTCTGGAGCGCACCCTTCGCCCGGTATTTTTCAATAACCGGCTGTTCGTGACCTGGGTGGATATGATTCCTGTGTCGGAAGAGATTGAAGTGACACTGCCAACAGAAAGTATCAAACCCGGTACAGATGGCAGCATTCCCATTATTCCGCCACCCCCACCGACATCCACCCCCAAGGTGCGCCTGCTCTTCAATATCTCGTACAAGAAATATGATGACTCCTGGAGCGCACCACTGATTTACATGGACATCACGTCACTCAAAACTTTTACCCGGGCAGGCAAGACGGTCAACCTTGAAAACGATCTGAACAGCATTGCCGTGTTTGATCTTTCAGCTTCACCGGAATCCCTGTTTATCGCGATCTATGCCGGTGAACATCTGGTCAGTGGTGATATGGACGGATCCACCTCAGATTACGCACTGCTTGAAACCGCGTTAATTGACAAAAACTTCAATAAGGAAAGATCGTTTCCCAAAGACGGTTTTGTCGATGACAACTATGACAGTACAAAAGCCGAACCTAATGAAAATCAAATTCGTAAAATCTGTTGGGCACTGGCACTGAAGAACAAGGGGAATTTTCAGTTTACGTGGAATATCCGTATCGGATTCAAAACTGTAAAAACAACTGCTCCCACACCCGAGAGCCCGTGGTGGAATTATGAAAGCCTTCAAGAAAAAATAGAAAACATGGAGCCAAAATACTCCCCGACCATTGACTATGCACTATCAACAATCAGACTTACTACGGCCATAAGCTCCGACATACAAATACCCATCGAGACTATGGATATCGAATTCACCAATGATACCATGGGTGTATGGAAACTCACGCTAGTACTCGCACCTCGCGAAGAAGGACTGGTGAGACTTGCTACAGGATCCACACTTCATATAGAGCCATTAGTCAGCCTGGAAAGTCACATCTCGTTCGACATGCTTTACAACAATGAAGAGCTGTTTTTAGGGCTTATGAACTTTCTGCTCGACCCTGACCACTCGCATTACAGTGTCAAGACTGTCGCGGGCAAGGTAACTACAGTAGATCTTGAAAACGGGTTTGTCATGCCCAGCACCATTGATATTCTAATGGGTAACACGGCCATTGACCCAACACTCATAACATCAGGATGTATAAACCTGCTGGACTCCGAAACAACACACACCTACAGCGCATCTTATGGGCCACTGGAAGGATATACACACTACAGTTTAAATCAAGAGTTCATGATACCTCTGGACATGAAGCTTCCATACGCCGACCAAAAAAAAATCAAATACAGTGCCCCCCAAGACTCGTTAATCAGCCCGAGTCTTTTCACCGTTGATATACCTTTTGACAAGTCTACCCTGCTCCCAAAACTGGAAGGCACCACATTTATCGAAAACCAAAAAAAATTCTATATAACTCATGGAACAGGAGTAGATGAAAAAAGCTCGGGGGAGAGTGTAGGTGACGCAATGAAGTCCACCGAAATAGAACTCACCTGGGAATCCGAAGGCGGCGTCGACCCTATCGCCCCCAAAATCAACAAACGCACCGATCCACTGCTGGGCATCGCCGAATACATCGACTTCTCTGCCTCCACCATAAAATTCAGCGACGGTTCCTCCAGCGACGAGCGCGACCCGATCCGCATGAACACCCTGTTTGCCCGTGAATTGATCAACAAGGCCAATATCGCCCTGGAAGCGCTGTTGTCCTGGGGTACTCAGCAGTTGCCGGAACCACCGATTGGCGAAGAAACCGCCCCCAGCAAGATGGACTTCAAAGGGGCCAACGGCCTGTACTTCTGGGAGCTGTTCCTGCATCTGCCGTTCATGATTTCCCACCGCCTGAATCTGGAGCTGCGGCTCAACGAAGCCGAGTTCTGGCTGGGATTCATCTTCGATCCGGGACGCAAGGAAAACTCCAGCACCGGCGCGCCAGCCTACTGGAATGTCCGCCCGCTGACCGAGCTGCCGGACCCGGACTATTTCATGCGTGCCCCCATCGACCCGGATGGCATCGCCGCCAGCGACCCGGTCCGTTATCAAAAGGCCGTCTACTTCCACTACATCAAGAACCTGATCGACCGTGGCGACATGGCCTATCGACAAGTGACGCCCGACAGCCTTGGCGAAGCCAAGCTGTGGTACGTGCGCATCCTCGACCTGCTCGGCCCGCGGCCCGATGCCGTGATCACCAGCCAGTGGACACCGATCAAACTGGGGGATCTGGCCGGAGCCAGTAACCCTGGCCTGCGCGAGTTCGAGACGCAACTGATCGAACAGGAGCAACAAGTCCGCGCCAGCGCAGCGGCCAACGAAGGCAAGGCAGTGATCAGCTTCACTCAGCCGTCACTGCGCCTGAGCACCTTTGGCAGCGACCCGACACTGGTGGAGGAAGACAACGGCCACTTCATCGTCCCCATGAATGCCGAGTTGACCAGGTACTGGGACATGGTCGAATCGCGTCTGTACAACCTGCGCCACAACCTGACCCTGGATGGCAAACCCTTGTCTCTGCCGCTGTTTGCCGCGCCTCTGGACCCTCGCGCCCTGCTCGCCGCCTACGCCAATGGCGCCACCGAAGGCGGTGCGGGCAGCCTGCTGGCCCAGGAAATTCCGCACTACCGCTACGCGGTGATGTTCAACCGGGCAAGTAGCGCAGTGGATAACCTGATCCAGTTCGGCAATACCCTGCTGTCGATCATCGAACGCAAGGAACAAGGGCAACTGATAGAACTGCAACAGCAGCAAGCGTGGAAGTTTGCGCAGTACGCCATCGACTTGCAGTTGGAAGCTCAAAAGGTCGAAATCGAAGCGCGCAAGGCGCTGCAAGCCGCCAAGGCCATAGCCGATGCCCGGGCCAGCTTCTACGGCAAGCTGGCGGATGAGAATGTCACTGACATTGAGATCGATGCGGCTGTTTCTCATATGAAGGCCAGAGTGGCAAGCGGCAGCGCATCGGTCTCGAAGGCTGTTGCTGCAGCACTGAAACCCGTCCCCAACCATCTGGGAGTTCATTCAGGCGCAGTTGCCGGGTACGTATGCGGGGCCGCAACCGGCATGGCAGGAGGAGGATTCCAGCTTGAAGGTATTCCTCAAATGGTTGCCATCGGCGCAGAGGGTCTCGCCACACTCGAAGACAGCATCGGCACCGCTCTGGAACATACGGAGTTTTTCCGGCGTCGTTTGCAGGAGTGGGAAAACTCTCGTGATCAGGCCAGGCTGGAATCGGAGCACATCGACACGCAACTGGCCGTGCATGACGCACAGACCCGCATCACCGCCCTGCAACTTCGTCAGGCCCAGGAAGCGAAGAAACAGGCCGAAGTCATTTATGCATTCCTCAACAAGCGCTTCACCCACAGCCAGCTGTACCAATGGCTCAACGGCCAGTTCTCGACCTTTTACTATCAGGCTTACGACGCCACTTTCTCTCTATGCCTGGCAGCCCAAGCCTGTTGGCAATACGAAATTGCCGACTACGCGACCACCTTCATCAAGCCCGCCGCGTGGAAAGACGCCTGGCGTGGCCTGACCGCTGGCGAATCGCTCAAGCTGAACCTGTTGCGCATGGATGCGGCGTATCTGACGCGCAACGACCGCAAGCTGGAAATCATCAAGACGGTTTCAGTGAAGCAATTGCCTGTCTCCACCGAAGAGGCCCCCAGCATCAATCCTGGCTGGGACGCCGTGGTCGCTCGCCTGGCAGAGGAAGGCATCGCCGAATTCGAGATCACCCAGGCGATGCTCGACGCCGACTATCCCGGCCACTACCTGCGCCGCATCAAGCGCGTCAGCGTTTCGCTGCCGGTGACAGTAGGCCCTTATCAGGATATCCGCGCCATCCTCACGCAAACCTACAGCGCCGTACAGATGAATGGTCCGCAAGGGGCGCTGAAGGAAAACATGCGCGCCAGCCAGCAGATTGCGGTTTCAACCGGCGTCGATGACGACGGCATATTCGTTTTCAACTTCGATGACGAGCGCTATCTGCCCTATGAAGGCACCGGAGCGATTTCCCGTTGGGCCTTGCAGTTCAGTGCCAGCCAGGAGGGCATGATCGCCTCGATCACCGACATCATCGTACACGTGCGCTACACCGCGAAAAGCAGCTGA
- a CDS encoding SpvB/TcaC N-terminal domain-containing protein: MDAQAQSQQPSQPAVATPSLPKGGGAIQSIGKSWGAVGSNGSASLEIALPVSPGRGYDPALSLRYQSTIGNGLFGIGWSLNLGCVARRASKGVPGYNDDDLILGPNGEAWLPERDANGVIQFTSASSYNGHDLGKTYQVVRYFARIEGAFERIEHWRIDPVDPGFWLIHGADGSLHFYGKKSSSRSTDPADANRVAEWLLEESMNATGEHILYEYKAEDEAGLPDDYPRDFIAQCYLWRVRYGNAKAHPVLYLWDEDSLENLEWHFDLLFDYGERSIDPKTIPTYAEQAEWPVRSDPHSSFAYGFELGNLRLCQQVLMFHHFADELEESPLLVQRLLLEYKQTTLKYNALVGAHSQAWDGTAMHQLQQQPTLQFTYSEFDSKNDIYKPMDSMPGLNDGQRYQMADLYGDGLPGVLYKEDKSWRYREPVRADTGGADAVAYGPWQELPKIPTADSNTPVRQALTDMTGDGRLDWIVAQPGMSGFFTLKPDRSWSSFASFAAFPPEFFNPQGQMADLVGNGLSDLALIGPRSVRLYANRRAAGFAAPTDVTHDDDRLPLLSDSPNELVAFADLLGTGQQHLIRIRHNEVRFWPNLGHGRFGKGQLFASLPFSYEAFDSSRILLADMDGSGASDLLYLEPDGIQVFMNEGGNAFAAPFQQVWPDGMHYDRFCQVSAADLQGLGFSSLVITAPHMQPRHWTIHYAANAMGTQHKPYMLKATDNHMGATGEVTYRSSAQEWLDEKKDLLAEGKAAVSHLPFPVHVVVKQTQKDLVTGNTLTQLFQYRHGFYDPREREFRGFGRVLQTDTETPPQQQEGFTAPVLSKTWFHTGRDPQQSYDDYDTRDPQAVPLGEHLLSRYDSATQTEQLISEPDQAARWAMARALSGSPLRTEVSSTDGVLYSVQAQRYLVRQLQPRSPHQPYALMMPMALESITYQYEAEQLDDPMCQHQLNLAWDHYGTVTYAVTVSYARRKKPQDTPPFEDPWQQQWWQASHDEAQQNFYLNEARSAVIHLDSPQSWRLGLPYRMRGNAMVVPASVLAPSQISYEHFIDPQGTFAALPRTLIGLSVQRYIGAGDGEATFQALADAVENAELDDHALSAYERVMDADQLAIRLAEVGYQQMPSFLPDDGLNLWSVKQGFFTYAGPEAFYRITTFRPTRSHGWTSVEYDPYSLFVNKITDPVGCITTATYNYRVLQVFRIVDPNHNTQEADYDAFGRLWASSFYGTELGQEVGFDPLDPETRVWGGSNEAINSPASALRNSAAVYYYDGNVSFGTGSIPFASAVLQADRYPGDPQKQIRISLVSVDGFARTLQTRQLVEDGDAYAVDEYGKLILEGGKPKIVHASPRWRISERVEYNNKGLAVRVYRPYFANRHVYVKDESLREHGYFDRQFYDPLGRPTITLTAKGWMRRQTYRTWYSISEDENDTAEEMLALKASGEH, encoded by the coding sequence ATGGACGCTCAAGCACAATCGCAACAACCATCGCAGCCGGCAGTCGCGACGCCCTCGCTGCCCAAAGGGGGTGGGGCCATTCAAAGTATTGGCAAAAGCTGGGGGGCCGTTGGCAGCAACGGTTCGGCGTCTCTGGAAATCGCCTTGCCTGTAAGCCCTGGTCGAGGCTATGACCCTGCGCTCTCGCTCAGATACCAAAGCACCATCGGCAATGGCCTGTTCGGTATTGGCTGGAGCCTGAACCTCGGCTGCGTGGCGCGGCGGGCCAGCAAAGGCGTGCCCGGCTACAACGACGATGATCTGATCCTCGGCCCCAATGGCGAAGCCTGGTTGCCGGAGCGCGACGCCAATGGTGTCATCCAGTTCACCAGTGCCAGCAGCTATAACGGCCATGATCTGGGCAAGACGTATCAAGTGGTTCGCTATTTCGCCAGGATCGAAGGCGCGTTCGAGCGAATAGAACACTGGCGCATCGACCCGGTCGATCCGGGTTTCTGGCTGATTCACGGTGCCGACGGCAGCCTGCATTTCTACGGCAAGAAATCCAGTTCACGCAGCACCGACCCGGCCGACGCCAACCGGGTCGCCGAGTGGCTGCTGGAAGAAAGCATGAATGCCACGGGCGAACATATTCTCTACGAGTACAAGGCCGAGGACGAAGCCGGCCTGCCCGATGATTATCCTCGGGACTTCATTGCCCAGTGTTATCTGTGGCGGGTGCGTTATGGCAACGCCAAGGCCCATCCGGTGCTGTACCTGTGGGACGAAGACTCGCTGGAAAACCTGGAGTGGCACTTCGACCTGCTGTTCGACTATGGCGAACGCAGCATCGATCCAAAGACCATACCGACCTATGCGGAGCAGGCTGAATGGCCGGTGCGCAGCGACCCGCACTCCAGCTTTGCCTATGGCTTCGAGCTGGGCAACCTGCGGCTGTGTCAGCAAGTCCTGATGTTTCATCACTTTGCGGACGAACTGGAGGAGTCACCCTTGCTGGTCCAGCGCCTGCTGCTGGAATACAAACAGACCACTCTCAAATACAACGCGCTGGTCGGTGCGCATTCACAGGCCTGGGACGGGACAGCAATGCATCAACTCCAACAGCAGCCCACCCTGCAATTTACCTACAGCGAATTCGATAGCAAAAACGACATTTACAAACCAATGGATTCGATGCCGGGCCTCAATGACGGCCAGCGCTATCAGATGGCCGATTTGTACGGCGATGGCTTGCCCGGCGTGCTCTATAAAGAGGACAAGAGCTGGCGCTATCGGGAACCGGTACGCGCTGATACAGGCGGTGCGGATGCCGTAGCGTACGGTCCGTGGCAGGAGTTGCCCAAAATCCCGACTGCCGACTCAAACACACCGGTACGCCAGGCGCTCACCGACATGACCGGCGACGGACGGCTGGACTGGATCGTTGCCCAGCCCGGCATGTCCGGTTTCTTCACACTCAAGCCGGACCGGAGCTGGTCAAGCTTTGCGAGCTTCGCGGCCTTCCCGCCCGAGTTCTTTAATCCTCAGGGGCAGATGGCCGATCTGGTGGGTAACGGGCTTTCGGATCTGGCCTTGATCGGCCCACGCAGCGTTCGGCTGTATGCCAATCGCCGGGCGGCGGGCTTCGCAGCACCGACTGACGTCACACATGACGATGACCGCTTGCCACTGCTCAGCGACAGCCCCAATGAACTGGTGGCATTCGCCGACTTGCTGGGCACCGGGCAGCAGCATCTGATCCGCATTCGGCACAATGAAGTCCGCTTCTGGCCAAATCTGGGGCATGGGCGTTTCGGCAAGGGCCAGCTGTTCGCCAGCTTGCCGTTCAGCTATGAAGCATTCGATTCGAGCCGGATTCTACTGGCCGACATGGATGGCTCCGGAGCCAGCGACCTGCTTTACCTTGAACCTGACGGTATTCAGGTTTTCATGAACGAAGGCGGCAATGCTTTTGCAGCACCCTTCCAGCAAGTCTGGCCCGATGGGATGCACTATGACCGCTTCTGTCAGGTCAGTGCCGCCGACCTGCAAGGCCTGGGTTTTTCCAGCCTGGTCATCACCGCACCGCACATGCAACCGCGCCACTGGACCATACACTACGCCGCAAACGCGATGGGCACGCAGCATAAGCCCTACATGCTCAAAGCCACGGACAACCATATGGGCGCGACAGGTGAAGTGACTTATCGCAGCTCGGCCCAGGAATGGCTGGATGAGAAAAAGGACTTGCTTGCGGAAGGCAAGGCCGCTGTCTCGCATCTGCCATTTCCGGTTCATGTGGTGGTCAAACAAACCCAGAAAGACCTGGTGACGGGCAACACACTGACCCAACTGTTCCAGTATCGACATGGCTTTTACGATCCTCGCGAACGGGAGTTCCGTGGTTTCGGCCGGGTCTTGCAGACCGACACCGAAACACCGCCCCAGCAGCAGGAAGGCTTTACCGCGCCAGTACTGAGCAAAACCTGGTTTCATACCGGACGCGACCCACAGCAGTCTTACGACGACTACGACACCCGCGATCCGCAGGCAGTGCCGCTGGGTGAACATCTGCTGTCCCGCTACGACTCTGCGACCCAGACCGAGCAACTGATCAGTGAACCTGACCAGGCCGCTCGCTGGGCAATGGCCCGCGCACTCAGCGGTTCGCCATTGCGCACAGAAGTCTCAAGCACGGACGGCGTGCTGTATTCCGTACAAGCGCAACGCTATCTGGTACGCCAGCTTCAGCCACGATCACCACATCAGCCTTACGCCTTGATGATGCCGATGGCGCTGGAATCCATCACTTATCAATACGAGGCCGAGCAGCTTGATGACCCTATGTGCCAGCATCAGTTGAACCTGGCCTGGGACCATTACGGCACCGTGACTTACGCCGTAACGGTGAGCTATGCACGGCGCAAGAAGCCGCAGGATACGCCACCTTTCGAAGACCCCTGGCAGCAACAATGGTGGCAGGCGTCCCATGACGAAGCGCAGCAGAACTTCTACCTGAACGAGGCTCGCAGCGCAGTCATTCATCTGGACAGCCCGCAAAGCTGGCGCCTGGGGTTGCCCTACAGGATGCGCGGCAACGCCATGGTCGTTCCGGCAAGCGTACTGGCACCGTCGCAGATCAGCTACGAGCACTTCATCGACCCGCAAGGCACATTCGCCGCCCTGCCCCGCACACTCATCGGCCTGTCGGTACAACGCTACATCGGTGCAGGCGATGGGGAGGCGACTTTTCAGGCGCTGGCCGACGCCGTCGAAAACGCAGAACTGGACGATCACGCGCTCAGCGCCTACGAGCGCGTCATGGATGCCGATCAACTGGCCATCAGACTCGCAGAAGTGGGCTACCAACAGATGCCCTCGTTCCTGCCCGATGACGGTTTGAACCTCTGGTCGGTCAAGCAGGGATTCTTCACCTACGCCGGGCCTGAAGCCTTCTATCGCATCACCACATTCAGGCCGACGCGCAGCCATGGCTGGACCAGCGTTGAATACGACCCCTACAGCTTGTTCGTGAACAAGATCACCGACCCGGTGGGTTGCATCACCACAGCGACTTACAACTACCGCGTGCTGCAAGTGTTCCGGATTGTCGATCCCAACCACAACACCCAGGAGGCGGACTACGATGCATTCGGTCGGTTATGGGCCAGCAGTTTCTACGGCACCGAGCTGGGCCAGGAGGTCGGCTTCGATCCGCTCGATCCCGAGACCCGCGTCTGGGGTGGCAGCAACGAGGCAATCAATTCGCCTGCAAGTGCCCTGAGAAATTCGGCAGCCGTTTATTACTACGACGGCAATGTCTCATTTGGTACGGGCAGCATCCCCTTTGCCAGTGCGGTCCTTCAGGCAGACCGCTACCCGGGCGATCCGCAGAAACAGATCCGCATCAGCCTGGTTTCAGTGGATGGCTTCGCACGCACCTTGCAGACCCGGCAACTGGTCGAGGATGGCGACGCCTATGCGGTCGACGAATACGGCAAGCTGATACTGGAAGGCGGCAAACCGAAAATCGTCCACGCCTCGCCCCGCTGGCGGATAAGCGAGCGTGTGGAATACAACAACAAGGGGCTGGCGGTGCGGGTCTATCGCCCATACTTCGCCAACCGTCATGTCTATGTGAAAGACGAATCGTTGCGTGAACATGGTTATTTCGACCGACAGTTCTACGACCCGCTGGGGCGCCCGACCATTACCCTCACCGCCAAGGGCTGGATGCGACGTCAGACTTACCGCACCTGGTACAGCATCAGCGAGGACGAGAACGACACAGCTGAAGAAATGCTGGCATTGAAGGCGTCAGGAGAGCACTGA